The region AAAACAACCTCTCTATCATCAACAGAAGAAGGTAAATCAGTTGCTTGAGCAATGCGAGTACCAACCCTCGCAAGATCATCTCTATGAAAAGTAGGATCTAAGCAACCATTCTCGACTGGCTGACCAGATAATTCCTCTAAATATTTTGCTAATATTTTACATAAATAAACGCCCCTAGTTGGTATCCCAACAAGCAATAATGAACTAATATTTGGAATCTTTTCCAAAATTTGAGAAGCCAATCTTTTTATAGTTCTATCAAGTTCTTTTTTTGAGAGGATTTCTATCTCTTTTTTCACGGTTTCATCTGGCATATTTTAAAGTCCTAAAAATTTTATTTTTTCTTAGGAATAGCTGAAATACTTTTTTAATCTAATAGGGAAAAGCTAACCAAACATCAAAGTATTAGCCTGTTTACCTATTAGGAAGTAATTTAATACGAAAGAGAAACATTATTAGCAACCAATTTCTTTGAATGTCAAGCAGTAACTCCGCTGTTTCAATAAGCAAAGGGAAAGTATCTCCAGTGGTATTGGCGATACTTGATGGTTGGGGGCACTCTGAAGAAACTAATCACAATTCTATTAAACAAGCATCTACTCCGGTAATGGATGCTTTATGGCATGCCTATCCTCACACTCTTATTGAAGCGAGCGGTGCATATGTTGGACTACCAGATAATCAAATGGGTAACTCCGAAGTTGGTCATCTAACTATTGGGGCAGGGAGAATAATTCAACAAGAATTAGTCCGAATATCTAATACAGTCAAAGAAAACAAATTAATTGATAATAGTGCTCTTAATGAATTTTCTAAAGCTTTAAAAAAGAGAGAAGGGACTCTTCACATAATGGGACTTTGTTCCGATGGAGGGGTTCATAGCCATATCAATCA is a window of Prochlorococcus marinus str. MIT 0917 DNA encoding:
- the pyrR gene encoding bifunctional pyr operon transcriptional regulator/uracil phosphoribosyltransferase PyrR, giving the protein MPDETVKKEIEILSKKELDRTIKRLASQILEKIPNISSLLLVGIPTRGVYLCKILAKYLEELSGQPVENGCLDPTFHRDDLARVGTRIAQATDLPSSVDDREVVLIDDVIYTGRTIKAALEALHSWGRAKRVTLLAMVDRGNREVPIQPDFCGRVVPTSKDETIDLRLWEVDGEEGIFLCKKL